The following proteins come from a genomic window of Varunaivibrio sulfuroxidans:
- a CDS encoding DUF302 domain-containing protein translates to MLKILSSFLAGIAFVAILAWQFAGQLMIQAYPSPYGVEETAARIQHNIKEAGWSLSGLRSPSNTIRHLGATVPNVLLVEACNPDYSKPLLKNDGTRILSILMPCTITVYEGGDGKTYIGLLNSGLMGKLFGPLVSEVMGKVAADQQKFITFDPSKPAPALIRKSPGGSGGSGQGGIKDLGGC, encoded by the coding sequence ATGCTGAAGATCCTCTCAAGCTTTCTCGCCGGGATCGCGTTCGTTGCGATCTTGGCGTGGCAATTCGCGGGCCAGTTGATGATACAGGCGTATCCAAGCCCCTATGGCGTGGAAGAAACCGCGGCCCGAATTCAACACAACATCAAAGAGGCGGGATGGTCCCTTTCGGGGCTGCGTAGTCCGTCGAACACCATCCGCCATCTGGGCGCCACCGTGCCCAACGTTCTTCTGGTGGAAGCCTGCAATCCCGATTACTCAAAGCCTCTGCTCAAGAATGACGGCACGCGCATTCTCTCGATTTTGATGCCGTGCACGATCACCGTCTACGAAGGCGGTGACGGCAAAACCTACATCGGCCTTTTGAATTCCGGTCTGATGGGCAAATTGTTCGGACCTCTGGTTTCCGAGGTCATGGGCAAGGTCGCCGCCGACCAGCAAAAATTCATTACCTTCGATCCGAGCAAGCCCGCTCCGGCGCTTATTCGCAAGAGCCCCGGTGGAAGCGGCGGATCCGGTCAGGGCGGCATCAAGGATTTGGGGGGCTGCTGA
- a CDS encoding tetrathionate reductase family octaheme c-type cytochrome: MIKVFKIAQGLWAGVPKVVLSGILVLTGAVALSAVTPCEVARASDDAAAQSTTMAKIKAISSTADHSKFEELKGPFATGPDVTKACLKCHTEAAKQVHKTKHWNWDVVNERSGQRLGKKNIINNFCGSVVSNEPRCTSCHIGYGWKDGKFDFAKQENVDCLVCHDGTSKYRKFPAGAGHPAYTPSEWPAKSGRFIQPLNLADIAQHVGPTSRRSCGMCHFLGGGGNAVKHGDLDVSLINPGRYLDVHMSPQKLNFTCSKCHGGEKHLVQGSRYTANAKDMSGIDVPGRTDGSRATCESCHGARPHPATANPKLNDHTDRVACQTCHIPEFARGGYPTKMWWDWSTAGKLTPDGKPLVIKNAKGEVIYNGMKGDFAWGANVVPEYRWFDGNVKFTLFGDKVTGDEVVPINKYGGSANDPNSRIWPFKVMRGKQAYDKGLQTLAVVHTFGADDSAYWTNFNWDKALTAGMEAVGATYSGKMGFVRTEMSWPITHMVAPKEDALACESCHSLNSRLKDVPGLYIPGRDRFGLLDTIAWTIAGLTLLGVLGHGALRYWMHRKEG; this comes from the coding sequence ATGATCAAGGTATTCAAAATAGCCCAAGGGCTATGGGCAGGAGTTCCTAAGGTCGTCTTGAGCGGAATTCTTGTTCTCACGGGCGCGGTGGCCCTCTCGGCGGTGACGCCGTGCGAGGTGGCGCGGGCGTCGGACGACGCGGCGGCGCAATCAACGACGATGGCGAAGATCAAAGCCATATCGTCCACCGCCGATCACAGCAAGTTCGAGGAACTCAAAGGTCCCTTCGCCACCGGACCGGACGTCACCAAGGCGTGCCTGAAGTGCCATACCGAGGCCGCCAAACAGGTCCACAAGACCAAGCACTGGAATTGGGACGTGGTCAACGAACGCTCCGGCCAGCGCCTGGGCAAGAAGAACATCATTAACAATTTCTGCGGTTCCGTGGTGTCGAACGAGCCGCGCTGCACCAGTTGCCACATCGGTTATGGCTGGAAGGACGGCAAGTTCGACTTCGCCAAGCAGGAAAACGTAGACTGCCTGGTGTGTCACGACGGCACATCGAAATATCGTAAATTCCCCGCCGGGGCGGGGCATCCGGCCTACACGCCCAGTGAATGGCCGGCCAAGAGCGGACGCTTCATCCAGCCGCTCAATCTCGCCGACATCGCGCAACACGTCGGCCCCACCAGCCGGCGCAGTTGCGGTATGTGCCACTTCCTGGGCGGCGGCGGAAACGCCGTCAAACACGGCGATCTGGACGTCTCGCTGATTAATCCCGGGCGCTACCTGGATGTCCATATGAGCCCGCAGAAATTGAATTTCACCTGCTCGAAATGTCATGGCGGGGAAAAACACTTGGTGCAGGGTAGCCGCTATACCGCCAACGCCAAGGATATGTCCGGCATCGACGTTCCCGGGCGAACCGACGGCAGCCGGGCGACCTGCGAATCGTGCCATGGCGCGAGGCCCCATCCGGCCACGGCCAATCCGAAACTGAACGACCATACCGATCGTGTCGCCTGTCAGACTTGTCATATTCCGGAATTCGCCCGCGGCGGATATCCCACCAAGATGTGGTGGGACTGGTCAACCGCCGGAAAATTGACCCCCGACGGCAAGCCCTTGGTAATCAAAAACGCCAAAGGTGAGGTTATCTACAACGGTATGAAGGGGGATTTCGCTTGGGGCGCCAATGTGGTCCCGGAATACCGCTGGTTCGACGGCAACGTCAAGTTCACCCTGTTCGGCGACAAGGTCACCGGCGACGAGGTCGTTCCGATCAATAAATACGGCGGCAGCGCCAATGACCCCAATTCACGCATCTGGCCGTTTAAGGTGATGCGTGGCAAGCAGGCCTATGACAAGGGTCTGCAAACGCTGGCGGTGGTGCACACCTTTGGCGCCGACGACAGCGCCTATTGGACCAACTTCAATTGGGACAAGGCGTTGACGGCGGGCATGGAGGCCGTGGGCGCCACCTATAGCGGAAAAATGGGGTTCGTGAGGACCGAAATGTCCTGGCCGATCACGCATATGGTCGCGCCCAAGGAGGATGCGCTGGCGTGCGAATCCTGCCACAGCCTGAACAGCCGGCTGAAAGACGTCCCGGGCCTTTATATCCCCGGTCGCGACCGCTTCGGACTTTTGGACACCATCGCCTGGACGATCGCCGGTCTGACCCTGCTGGGCGTGCTCGGCCATGGGGCTCTGCGTTACTGGATGCATCGGAAGGAGGGCTAA
- a CDS encoding transposase domain-containing protein: MKEWFTAADLAARALPGLPATDRGVQSLAQREAWGDRKNMAGGALARKRAGRGGGVEYHYTLLPAAAQAKIMIDLAPEKAKKSAARDETSTAAAWAFYESLPDARKEKTIARLAIIEEVNGLYRGGLTKNLAVVTVGKRHGVTPATIYNWFGLIAGVARADWLPALAPRHTGRTKTAACDEAAWEMVKSDYLRAERPTFESCYRRLKSAAAAHGWAVPSSRALERRMEREIAAPVKILARRGVDTLKAMYPAQQRDRSVFHALEAVNADGHKWDVWVKWPDEDKPMRPMMVAIQDLYSGMFLGWRIDKSENRESVRLAIGDVVEVYGIPGHIYLDNGRGFAAKWLTGGIPNRYRFKVKDEEPVGILTQLGVEVHWTNPYSGQSKPIERAFRDFCNDIAKHPAFAGAWTGNTPLNKPENYGSKAIPIDDFVRVVAEGIDEHNTRTGRRATVCNGRSFVQTFAPSYVTAPIKKATEEQKRLWLLAAEGITAARRDGGLTLMGNRYWGDFLHGHRGQKLVVRFDPDNLHDGLHVYRLDGSYLGFADVIEDTGFNDAAAARDHGRTRRAFIKNTKVLLDQHVKLTGREIAAGLPTPENLPPLESKVVRMAAQPGYEPLMKRPNGPEPVTLSPDEEAEAARIIAEMNGEDAPGAEIVALPVSPGQRPDFKTDEDYAHWVLDNPELADEADRARVGELMNNPSFRLLMGAEAQEKSRHA, translated from the coding sequence ATGAAAGAATGGTTCACCGCCGCCGATCTCGCCGCCCGCGCGCTGCCCGGATTGCCCGCGACAGATCGTGGCGTGCAAAGCCTTGCCCAACGCGAGGCCTGGGGCGATCGTAAAAACATGGCGGGCGGGGCGCTGGCCCGCAAGCGCGCCGGGCGGGGCGGTGGCGTTGAATATCATTACACCCTTTTGCCCGCCGCTGCGCAGGCCAAGATCATGATTGATCTGGCCCCGGAAAAGGCGAAAAAATCGGCCGCGCGGGACGAGACGTCCACCGCCGCCGCGTGGGCGTTTTACGAAAGCCTTCCCGATGCCCGAAAGGAAAAAACGATCGCGCGACTGGCGATTATCGAGGAGGTCAATGGGCTTTATCGTGGCGGACTGACCAAGAACCTGGCGGTCGTCACGGTGGGCAAGCGCCACGGGGTGACGCCGGCGACGATATATAATTGGTTCGGCTTGATCGCGGGCGTGGCGCGCGCCGACTGGCTGCCCGCCCTGGCCCCGCGCCACACCGGGCGGACGAAAACCGCCGCGTGCGATGAGGCGGCGTGGGAAATGGTCAAGTCCGATTACCTGCGCGCCGAGCGCCCGACCTTTGAGAGCTGTTATCGCCGCCTTAAAAGTGCCGCCGCCGCTCACGGTTGGGCCGTGCCATCGTCGCGGGCGTTGGAGCGCCGGATGGAGCGCGAGATCGCCGCGCCGGTCAAAATCCTCGCCCGCCGCGGCGTCGATACGCTGAAGGCGATGTACCCCGCGCAGCAGCGCGACCGGTCCGTTTTCCACGCGCTCGAAGCGGTCAACGCCGACGGACATAAATGGGACGTGTGGGTCAAATGGCCAGACGAAGACAAGCCCATGCGCCCGATGATGGTGGCCATCCAAGACCTTTATTCCGGCATGTTTTTGGGCTGGCGCATCGATAAATCGGAAAACCGCGAATCCGTGCGCCTGGCGATCGGCGACGTGGTCGAGGTTTACGGAATCCCCGGACACATTTATTTGGACAATGGGCGCGGTTTCGCCGCGAAGTGGCTGACTGGCGGAATCCCGAACAGGTATCGATTTAAAGTCAAAGACGAGGAGCCGGTCGGCATCCTCACCCAGTTGGGGGTCGAGGTCCATTGGACGAACCCCTATTCCGGCCAATCGAAACCCATCGAACGGGCGTTTCGGGACTTTTGCAACGATATCGCCAAACATCCCGCCTTCGCCGGTGCTTGGACCGGCAACACGCCGCTAAATAAGCCGGAAAATTATGGGTCGAAGGCGATCCCGATCGATGATTTCGTGCGCGTCGTCGCCGAAGGGATCGACGAGCACAACACCCGCACCGGGCGTCGCGCCACCGTCTGCAACGGGCGGTCTTTCGTGCAAACGTTCGCGCCGTCGTACGTCACCGCGCCGATTAAAAAAGCGACCGAGGAACAAAAACGCCTGTGGCTTTTGGCCGCCGAGGGGATCACCGCCGCCCGGCGCGACGGCGGACTGACCTTGATGGGCAACCGCTATTGGGGCGACTTTCTGCACGGTCACCGGGGTCAAAAACTGGTGGTGCGTTTCGACCCCGACAATCTGCACGACGGTCTACACGTCTATCGGCTTGACGGGTCGTATTTGGGTTTCGCCGACGTGATCGAAGATACCGGATTCAACGATGCCGCCGCCGCCCGTGATCACGGTCGCACCCGTCGCGCCTTTATCAAAAACACCAAGGTCCTGCTTGACCAGCACGTCAAGCTGACGGGCCGGGAGATCGCCGCCGGGCTGCCGACGCCCGAAAACCTACCTCCGCTGGAAAGTAAGGTCGTGCGCATGGCCGCCCAGCCCGGTTACGAGCCCTTGATGAAGCGCCCAAACGGACCGGAACCCGTCACGTTAAGCCCTGATGAGGAAGCCGAAGCCGCCCGCATCATCGCCGAAATGAACGGCGAGGACGCGCCCGGCGCCGAAATCGTCGCCCTTCCGGTATCGCCAGGACAGCGGCCCGATTTCAAAACCGACGAGGATTACGCGCACTGGGTTTTGGATAACCCAGAACTTGCGGATGAGGCGGATCGCGCCCGGGTTGGAGAACTGATGAACAACCCGTCGTTCCGCCTGTTGATGGGCGCTGAAGCCCAAGAAAAAAGCCGCCACGCCTGA
- a CDS encoding ParB/RepB/Spo0J family partition protein, whose product MLIKMIDIDSIEVKNRLRPVTLSAVKGLAEDIAQRGLRQPIEVAAQSGGNKYRLVAGAHRLEACKSAGLTEIAAVVIVGPAAALRRHEILENITRNDLSKLERAQFLAELKRLYQVENPHARHGGDRTNEQDATVGNLNDWYAEVATRSERAGRTIQREASIGEHLTAAAAAALRGSDFEDNQKELYALSRLPFEKQDAVAQRLTAPEGAARTVAQAVKIIDGHVDRAAAGDPSEKALNKLKETWSRADAKARRLFVEHLIDEGSLSADCTKGVK is encoded by the coding sequence ATGCTCATTAAAATGATCGACATCGACAGCATCGAGGTTAAAAACCGTCTACGGCCGGTCACACTGAGCGCCGTCAAGGGGCTGGCCGAGGACATCGCCCAGCGCGGCTTACGCCAACCGATTGAGGTCGCGGCGCAAAGTGGCGGAAATAAATATCGCCTGGTCGCCGGCGCGCACCGATTGGAAGCGTGCAAGTCCGCTGGATTAACGGAGATTGCAGCCGTTGTCATTGTCGGCCCCGCCGCGGCGTTGCGCCGTCATGAGATTTTGGAAAACATTACGCGAAACGACTTAAGCAAGTTGGAGCGCGCACAGTTTTTGGCCGAACTGAAGCGCCTTTATCAGGTAGAAAACCCTCACGCCCGCCACGGCGGAGACCGCACAAATGAGCAAGATGCCACTGTTGGCAACTTGAACGATTGGTACGCAGAGGTCGCCACACGTTCGGAGCGCGCCGGCCGGACCATCCAGCGTGAAGCGTCCATCGGCGAACACTTGACGGCCGCCGCCGCCGCCGCGTTGCGAGGGTCCGATTTCGAGGACAACCAAAAAGAACTTTACGCTCTATCGCGGCTTCCCTTCGAAAAACAAGACGCGGTCGCCCAACGCCTGACCGCCCCGGAAGGCGCGGCGAGAACCGTCGCCCAGGCGGTCAAGATCATCGATGGCCACGTCGATCGCGCCGCCGCCGGCGACCCGTCTGAAAAAGCCCTCAACAAACTGAAAGAAACATGGTCCCGGGCCGACGCCAAGGCGCGCCGGCTGTTCGTTGAGCATCTGATCGATGAAGGCAGTCTCTCCGCAGACTGCACCAAGGGGGTGAAATGA
- a CDS encoding cytochrome b/b6 domain-containing protein produces the protein MQRIYIFKRFERFWHWSQALLIVTMGVTGFEIHGTYHWLGYETAQSTHTTAAWFLIGLWVFAIFWHFTTGEWKQYIPTTENLLAMMRYYVTGIFTHAPHPFRQTQLTKHNPLQRLAYLFVKLLINPLIWISGLLYLYYPQWEALGLGWLHLGDVAMVHLFAAFLMVIFFIVHIYFATTGHTATSHIKAMITGYEEVDDGDREEDAKGAPSREPSV, from the coding sequence ATGCAACGGATCTATATCTTCAAACGGTTCGAACGCTTTTGGCACTGGTCGCAGGCCCTTCTCATCGTCACCATGGGGGTGACGGGGTTTGAAATCCACGGCACGTACCATTGGCTCGGCTACGAGACGGCGCAAAGCACGCATACCACGGCGGCGTGGTTCCTGATCGGGTTGTGGGTGTTCGCCATTTTCTGGCACTTCACGACCGGCGAATGGAAACAGTACATTCCGACCACGGAAAATCTGCTGGCGATGATGCGCTACTACGTGACCGGCATCTTCACCCACGCCCCTCATCCCTTCCGTCAGACCCAATTGACCAAGCATAACCCGTTGCAGCGCTTGGCTTACCTGTTCGTCAAGTTGCTGATCAATCCTCTGATCTGGATCAGTGGATTGCTTTATCTGTATTACCCGCAGTGGGAGGCGCTGGGCTTGGGGTGGCTGCATTTGGGCGATGTCGCCATGGTTCACCTATTCGCCGCCTTCCTGATGGTGATCTTCTTCATCGTGCACATTTACTTCGCGACGACGGGGCATACTGCGACATCCCATATCAAGGCGATGATCACCGGATACGAGGAGGTCGATGACGGCGACCGCGAAGAAGACGCCAAGGGCGCACCCTCTCGCGAGCCGTCGGTTTAA
- a CDS encoding TusE/DsrC/DsvC family sulfur relay protein, whose protein sequence is MSYANLEQSENGYLLDTSDWSEDIAGEIAAVEDLAPLNARQWDVINFLRDEYFSNNQHQPNERAMVKAMSEKWGEKFSTKGLYELFPMQPSKQAAKIAGLPETKRKGGY, encoded by the coding sequence ATGAGTTATGCAAACTTGGAACAAAGTGAAAATGGGTATCTGCTCGATACATCCGATTGGAGCGAGGATATCGCCGGAGAAATCGCAGCGGTCGAAGACTTGGCGCCATTGAACGCGCGGCAGTGGGACGTCATCAATTTTTTGCGCGACGAATATTTTTCCAATAACCAGCATCAACCCAATGAACGGGCCATGGTCAAGGCGATGTCGGAAAAATGGGGGGAGAAATTTTCCACCAAGGGACTGTACGAGCTGTTTCCGATGCAGCCGTCCAAGCAGGCGGCCAAAATCGCCGGACTCCCCGAAACCAAACGCAAGGGCGGGTATTGA
- a CDS encoding transcriptional regulator, with protein sequence MSRTGNTRDTRSNVEKARASWGDPLPDWVLALADECDATSQGKTGPKIGYKGAAVVCAVLGNNYRGDLACVEDAVRGALMAVTVACPVDGEIAKNLCIKNQRMKLTTTSNRRIRLYRACRGGCVHSRHGGKNA encoded by the coding sequence ATGAGCCGCACCGGGAACACCCGCGACACCCGCAGCAACGTCGAAAAGGCCCGCGCCTCTTGGGGCGACCCTTTGCCCGACTGGGTGCTGGCGCTGGCCGATGAATGCGACGCCACCAGCCAGGGGAAAACCGGGCCGAAGATTGGCTACAAGGGCGCGGCGGTCGTTTGCGCCGTGCTGGGCAACAATTATCGCGGCGACCTCGCGTGTGTTGAAGACGCGGTGCGCGGCGCACTAATGGCCGTCACCGTCGCTTGTCCGGTGGACGGCGAGATCGCCAAGAACCTGTGCATCAAAAACCAACGTATGAAACTGACCACCACCAGCAACCGGCGCATCCGCCTCTACCGCGCGTGTCGCGGCGGCTGCGTCCATTCCAGGCATGGAGGGAAAAATGCTTAG
- a CDS encoding helix-turn-helix domain-containing protein: protein MAKQKDTHWWDVKAALGKKGISLSEVALRHGVSTAAIAKIKRVPNARLQSAIAEVLGAAPQDIWPSRYYVSSGRPVRPSTWLRKNNRTMRRAHVKKSEAA from the coding sequence ATGGCCAAACAAAAAGACACGCACTGGTGGGACGTAAAAGCGGCCCTTGGCAAAAAGGGCATTAGCTTGTCCGAAGTCGCCCTCCGCCACGGCGTTAGCACGGCCGCAATCGCCAAGATCAAGCGTGTTCCCAACGCCCGTCTGCAATCGGCCATCGCCGAAGTCCTCGGCGCCGCGCCGCAAGACATCTGGCCGTCGCGCTATTACGTCTCCAGCGGCAGGCCTGTCCGTCCTTCCACCTGGTTGAGGAAGAATAACAGGACCATGCGCCGCGCACATGTAAAAAAATCGGAGGCCGCCTGA
- a CDS encoding host-nuclease inhibitor Gam family protein, whose protein sequence is MAKTARIKQAATAPVPQNEADVNAAIRKIGDLQRVQDGLKNAMDGEIATVKAGYEAPLALAAADLETLAQGVRTWCAANRDGLTGGGKVKTARFLAGEVSWRTRPPKVTVRGVVAVIDRLTDLGLTRFIRTKREVDKDAMRADPIVAAAVEGVKIASGGEDFVIKPDETKLEEII, encoded by the coding sequence ATGGCGAAAACAGCCCGCATCAAACAAGCCGCCACGGCGCCCGTCCCGCAAAACGAGGCCGACGTCAACGCCGCGATCCGCAAAATCGGCGATCTGCAACGCGTGCAGGACGGCCTGAAAAACGCGATGGACGGCGAGATCGCCACCGTCAAGGCGGGCTACGAGGCCCCGCTGGCGCTGGCCGCCGCCGATCTTGAAACCCTCGCCCAGGGCGTGCGCACCTGGTGCGCCGCCAACCGCGACGGACTGACCGGTGGCGGCAAGGTCAAGACCGCGCGCTTTTTGGCCGGCGAGGTGTCCTGGCGCACCCGTCCGCCCAAGGTCACCGTGCGCGGCGTGGTCGCCGTGATCGACCGGCTGACCGACCTCGGACTGACCCGGTTTATCCGCACCAAGCGCGAAGTTGACAAAGACGCCATGCGCGCCGACCCCATCGTCGCCGCCGCCGTCGAGGGCGTCAAAATCGCCTCGGGCGGCGAGGACTTTGTCATCAAGCCGGACGAAACCAAGCTGGAAGAAATCATCTGA
- a CDS encoding AAA family ATPase, translated as MHRNKFVHTSNVKRFLLGLSELNERGAPEASILLLEGNAGLGKSRTAEWWSMQQDAIFIRLKAACTPHWMLTDLVKELGEQAPAHSCENLYNQAAGVLAKDPRPIVVDEVEAGLKNIKVLETVRDLSDLVEIPVVFVGREFVWGELKKKQHFRTRVGAHASFFQCTFDDVRLCFDELCEVRVDDSIVEKTHTQSDGYIREIVNAVANIERIAKRKRLDLVTSDDVDGVDLVRGFQRPGKIKRVA; from the coding sequence ATGCACAGGAATAAATTTGTTCACACGTCAAATGTAAAACGATTCCTCTTGGGGTTGTCGGAGCTCAACGAGCGCGGCGCGCCCGAAGCGTCGATCCTACTCCTGGAAGGCAACGCCGGCCTGGGCAAAAGCCGCACCGCAGAATGGTGGTCGATGCAACAAGACGCAATTTTCATCCGCCTGAAAGCGGCCTGCACGCCGCACTGGATGCTGACTGACCTGGTCAAGGAGCTGGGCGAGCAAGCCCCGGCGCATAGTTGCGAAAATCTCTACAATCAGGCCGCCGGAGTGTTGGCCAAAGACCCGCGGCCAATCGTTGTCGATGAGGTCGAGGCGGGCCTGAAAAACATCAAGGTGCTCGAAACCGTCCGCGACCTTTCCGATCTGGTCGAAATCCCGGTCGTTTTCGTCGGTCGTGAGTTTGTTTGGGGTGAATTGAAGAAAAAGCAGCACTTTCGCACCCGGGTCGGTGCGCATGCGTCATTTTTTCAGTGCACGTTCGATGACGTGCGGCTGTGCTTTGACGAACTTTGCGAGGTTCGGGTCGATGATAGCATCGTCGAAAAGACGCATACACAATCGGACGGCTATATCCGCGAGATCGTCAACGCGGTGGCAAATATTGAACGCATCGCCAAGCGCAAACGTCTAGATCTGGTGACCTCAGATGACGTCGATGGCGTCGATCTGGTGCGCGGGTTCCAACGTCCCGGCAAGATCAAGCGGGTGGCGTGA
- a CDS encoding TlpA family protein disulfide reductase, producing MIEKISRFAILFLAAPWCALTASAQGASLDKGAVLTHFDQAARDGYRAYSAAPANRAFAIAPGGAWAWVSGADLQEQAEIQALDACRAHTEQPCQLYSVNDQVVFDAAAWSASWDLHMSAAAATEAPMGTGRGQRFPDLALKAPDGRKVALSALRGKPVVVHFWGSWCPPCQVEFPDLQKFYNALTKDDSAAFVLVQGHEPIAKSRRWAQRRGFTMPLYDSGQKGRGNDTFTLADGTVLNDRRLAGVYPTTYVLDANGLVVFRLDGPGKEWEQYEGMIRHIAAEGAR from the coding sequence ATGATTGAAAAAATATCGCGATTCGCTATTTTGTTCTTAGCGGCGCCATGGTGCGCCCTCACCGCCTCCGCCCAGGGCGCCAGTCTCGACAAGGGGGCCGTGTTAACCCACTTCGACCAAGCCGCCCGAGACGGCTATCGGGCCTATTCCGCTGCGCCCGCGAACCGCGCCTTCGCCATCGCGCCCGGCGGCGCCTGGGCCTGGGTTTCCGGCGCCGACTTGCAGGAACAAGCCGAAATTCAGGCCCTCGACGCCTGCCGCGCGCACACCGAACAGCCTTGCCAACTCTATAGCGTCAACGACCAGGTGGTGTTCGACGCGGCGGCATGGTCGGCGTCTTGGGATCTGCATATGAGCGCCGCTGCCGCCACCGAGGCGCCAATGGGAACGGGACGCGGCCAGCGCTTTCCCGATCTCGCCTTAAAGGCGCCGGATGGTCGCAAGGTCGCACTTTCGGCCCTGCGCGGCAAACCCGTGGTGGTCCATTTCTGGGGCAGTTGGTGCCCGCCCTGCCAGGTGGAATTCCCAGACCTGCAAAAATTTTACAATGCGTTGACGAAAGACGACAGCGCCGCCTTCGTCCTGGTTCAAGGGCACGAGCCCATCGCCAAATCTCGGCGTTGGGCGCAAAGGCGCGGCTTCACCATGCCCCTTTACGACTCGGGGCAAAAAGGGCGCGGAAACGACACCTTCACCCTGGCCGACGGCACCGTGCTCAACGACCGCCGCTTGGCCGGCGTTTACCCGACCACCTACGTCCTCGACGCCAACGGCTTGGTGGTTTTCCGCTTGGATGGGCCGGGCAAGGAATGGGAACAATATGAAGGCATGATCCGCCATATCGCCGCCGAAGGCGCGAGGTGA
- a CDS encoding DNA transposition protein has product MTRRDGLTLDLLSWEPPTLIERFDDARVRTATLRSRIARAVAETLKGSDIPRADIAAAMSDWLGEDVSKAMLDAYASEAREDHTIPFLRLLAMVHVTGDVRLLQMGAELFAHSVVDDKYLPWVEVGQLADRKEDIDKAFEYARRSARRGVKR; this is encoded by the coding sequence ATGACCCGGCGCGACGGCCTGACCCTGGACCTTTTGAGTTGGGAACCGCCGACTTTGATTGAGCGGTTCGACGATGCGAGGGTCCGCACCGCGACATTGCGCTCGCGCATCGCTCGCGCGGTGGCCGAGACCCTGAAAGGCTCCGACATCCCCCGCGCCGACATCGCCGCCGCCATGAGCGACTGGCTGGGCGAGGACGTCAGCAAGGCCATGCTTGACGCTTATGCCAGCGAGGCGCGCGAAGATCATACCATCCCGTTTTTGCGTCTACTGGCGATGGTCCACGTCACCGGCGACGTGCGGTTGTTGCAAATGGGCGCGGAATTGTTTGCCCACAGCGTTGTGGACGACAAATATTTGCCGTGGGTCGAGGTCGGCCAACTCGCGGACCGCAAGGAAGACATCGATAAAGCATTCGAATACGCGCGCCGATCGGCGCGGCGGGGGGTCAAGCGATGA
- a CDS encoding helix-turn-helix domain-containing protein: protein MVSQTPQQKNNSREDFGVSDLKSEIAERIRSVIRDSGGNAVVAEKSGVPLRTVGNYTTATTEPKIVSLSKIAQTCGVSLDWIATGQGPKNVTEPTDILDADVLEVSYKIAEEMFGNQGFTPEYKAKILMIIYEKGLEEKKKC, encoded by the coding sequence ATGGTTAGCCAAACTCCGCAACAGAAAAATAACTCCAGAGAAGATTTCGGAGTTTCAGACTTAAAGTCCGAAATCGCGGAGCGAATCCGTTCTGTAATTCGAGATTCTGGGGGAAATGCCGTCGTTGCTGAAAAAAGCGGTGTTCCATTGCGTACGGTTGGAAACTACACAACGGCAACAACTGAGCCCAAAATCGTCAGCCTCTCAAAGATCGCTCAGACATGCGGGGTGTCCCTCGACTGGATTGCGACAGGTCAAGGACCGAAGAACGTAACGGAGCCGACGGACATATTGGATGCTGATGTTCTTGAGGTGAGCTATAAAATTGCCGAGGAAATGTTTGGGAATCAGGGATTTACGCCTGAATACAAGGCAAAAATATTAATGATAATTTATGAAAAGGGCTTGGAGGAAAAGAAGAAGTGCTGA